One Deefgea tanakiae genomic region harbors:
- a CDS encoding YqiA/YcfP family alpha/beta fold hydrolase has protein sequence MTTLIYLHGFLSSPLSQKAQETTAWMAEQGLAAHYLCPSIPMEPQAAAAMLTELLQPLQGDFCLVGSSLGGFFATWAVEQFGGRAVLINPAVRPYTLINQYLGEQENYQTGEIHFIDAGFADKLCQLEARPTDLSRYWLLAQTEDEVLDYRDAVAWYAGCQQTILPGGDHSFIGYPEWLASIWAFACSSKLKSSE, from the coding sequence ATGACGACATTGATCTATTTACATGGCTTTTTATCGAGCCCGCTGTCGCAAAAGGCGCAAGAAACGACCGCATGGATGGCCGAGCAAGGATTAGCGGCGCATTATCTTTGCCCTAGCATTCCGATGGAGCCACAAGCGGCGGCGGCGATGCTGACCGAACTTCTGCAGCCATTACAGGGCGATTTTTGTTTGGTTGGTAGCTCGCTTGGTGGTTTCTTTGCCACGTGGGCGGTGGAGCAATTTGGCGGCAGAGCGGTATTGATTAATCCTGCCGTGCGCCCGTATACGCTGATTAATCAGTATTTGGGCGAGCAAGAAAATTACCAAACGGGCGAGATTCATTTTATAGATGCTGGTTTTGCTGATAAGCTTTGTCAGCTTGAGGCTAGGCCGACCGATTTGAGTCGTTACTGGCTGCTGGCGCAAACTGAAGATGAAGTGCTCGATTATCGAGATGCCGTGGCTTGGTATGCGGGTTGCCAACAAACGATTTTACCCGGTGGCGACCATAGTTTCATTGGCTATCCAGAATGGCTGGCGTCCATTTGGGCTTTTGCATGTTCTAGTAAGTTAAAATCATCAGAATAA
- the pta gene encoding phosphate acetyltransferase produces MQTFFIAPTRLNVGLTSVTLGVVRCLQNQGLKVGFVKPVAQDQSACEIERSTHFARQICQLDVPDALPANYAIEQVSIDETDDLLEEIITMSMSAGKDADVLVVEGLHPDPSNPFTTQLNTEMALGLQATVIIVTDASAKTAAEEIRVTERQFRNEGVTVGGVIFNKAAVDFDLSAMQAEIGELKIWGVVQFDPKLLAPRTLDVAMHLNAEIIIKGELTKRRVTETVVAARAVPEVIRRLKAGALIVSSGDRDDVILATALAASNGVQLAGLVLTHNTELNETVRAFTEMAFHTGIPVLRTEGDSFGTALAISTVPTAVPADDKDRMTRVMNSVAEQLNSEALKVGVNTKLVHHLSPPAFRYQLIQKARNANKRIVLPEGEEPRTISAAIACEEKGIARCVLLGKRAVIEGIAATQGLVIPASLEILDPDDIRAQYVPPMVELRKSKGLTEIQALRQLEDNVVLGTMMLAIDEVDGLVSGAIHTTANTIRPALQLIKTAPGSSIVSSVFFMLMPEQVLVYGDCAVNPNPDAEQLAEIAAQSAYSARAFGIEPKVAMISYSTGQSGTGVDVDKVRSATEIARARHPQLMIDGPLQYDAASVLEVGQQKAPGSLVAGQATVFVFPDLNTGNTTYKAVQRSADVVSVGPMLQGLRKPVNDLSRGALVDDIVFTIALTAIQAEQMIAQ; encoded by the coding sequence ATGCAAACATTTTTTATTGCCCCTACGCGGCTCAATGTCGGTCTTACTTCGGTCACGCTCGGTGTCGTGCGTTGCCTACAAAACCAAGGCTTGAAGGTCGGTTTTGTCAAACCCGTTGCGCAAGACCAATCGGCGTGTGAAATTGAACGCTCTACGCATTTTGCGCGACAAATTTGCCAGCTTGATGTCCCTGATGCGCTACCAGCCAACTACGCGATTGAACAAGTCTCGATTGATGAAACCGACGACCTACTCGAAGAAATCATCACGATGAGTATGTCGGCAGGTAAAGATGCCGATGTATTGGTGGTGGAAGGTCTGCATCCTGACCCGAGCAATCCATTTACCACACAACTGAATACCGAAATGGCGCTCGGCCTGCAAGCCACGGTGATTATCGTTACTGATGCGAGTGCGAAAACCGCCGCCGAAGAAATTCGCGTGACTGAGCGCCAATTTCGAAATGAAGGCGTGACCGTTGGTGGCGTGATTTTCAATAAGGCCGCCGTTGACTTTGATTTATCGGCAATGCAAGCCGAAATAGGCGAGCTAAAAATCTGGGGTGTCGTGCAATTTGATCCCAAACTACTCGCCCCACGCACCCTCGATGTCGCCATGCATTTAAATGCTGAGATCATCATCAAAGGCGAGCTAACCAAGCGCCGCGTCACAGAAACAGTGGTCGCGGCACGTGCCGTACCCGAAGTGATTCGCCGCTTGAAAGCCGGTGCGCTGATTGTCAGCTCGGGCGACCGCGACGATGTGATTTTGGCAACAGCGCTCGCCGCCAGCAATGGCGTACAACTGGCAGGCTTGGTGCTCACACACAATACCGAACTCAATGAAACCGTGCGCGCATTTACTGAAATGGCCTTCCACACCGGCATCCCAGTGCTACGCACCGAAGGTGATAGCTTTGGTACTGCCTTGGCAATTAGTACGGTACCAACCGCAGTACCGGCAGATGATAAAGACCGCATGACACGCGTAATGAATTCGGTGGCCGAACAACTCAATAGCGAAGCGCTTAAAGTCGGCGTAAACACAAAACTGGTTCATCACTTGAGCCCTCCGGCCTTCCGCTATCAACTGATTCAAAAAGCACGTAATGCCAATAAACGCATTGTGCTGCCCGAAGGCGAAGAGCCACGTACCATCAGCGCGGCAATTGCATGTGAAGAAAAAGGCATCGCCCGCTGCGTCTTGCTTGGCAAACGTGCGGTGATCGAAGGGATTGCTGCGACGCAAGGTTTGGTCATTCCAGCATCACTCGAAATTCTCGACCCAGATGACATCCGCGCTCAATACGTGCCGCCGATGGTTGAATTGCGTAAATCGAAAGGCCTAACCGAGATCCAAGCGCTACGCCAACTCGAAGACAATGTCGTGCTTGGCACAATGATGTTGGCGATTGATGAAGTCGACGGCCTCGTTTCCGGCGCAATTCACACCACGGCCAATACGATTCGCCCAGCTTTGCAATTGATCAAAACTGCACCTGGCTCATCGATTGTGTCATCGGTATTCTTCATGCTGATGCCCGAACAAGTTTTGGTCTACGGCGATTGCGCGGTCAATCCTAACCCTGATGCCGAACAACTGGCTGAAATCGCGGCGCAAAGTGCGTACTCCGCGCGTGCCTTTGGTATCGAGCCGAAAGTAGCGATGATTAGCTACTCAACGGGGCAATCAGGTACCGGCGTCGACGTAGATAAAGTGCGCAGCGCGACTGAAATCGCCAGAGCACGTCATCCGCAATTGATGATTGATGGCCCACTGCAATACGATGCGGCATCAGTACTCGAAGTCGGCCAACAAAAAGCACCGGGCAGTCTAGTGGCCGGCCAAGCGACGGTGTTTGTGTTCCCCGATTTGAATACGGGCAACACCACCTACAAAGCCGTGCAGCGCAGCGCCGATGTGGTCAGCGTGGGTCCAATGTTGCAGGGCTTGCGCAAACCTGTAAATGACTTATCACGTGGCGCTTTGGTCGACGATATTGTGTTCACGATTGCGCTGACAGCAATTCAAGCAGAGCAGATGATTGCCCAGTAG
- a CDS encoding quinone oxidoreductase family protein — MQTQRIEIKQHGGVEEMALVTRKLPDLGAGEVLLKHLAMGVNFIDTYHRSGLYPLTMPSGLGLEACGVIEAIGHGIHDLQVGDRVAYAGGAVGAYATYRIMPADKLVLVPEAIPDAVAAGTLLRGMTAQYLLKRTFPVQAGQTILFHAAAGGVGQIACQWAQAMGVRVIGTVGSKEKAGQASAYCDHVINYHDPDWVAQVRELTAGEGVPVVYDGVGEATFAASLDCLAVRGMLVSFGNASGAVSNFNLGLLAQQGSLFLTRPTLAHYTRNRAELVETAQDYFAALAKSWIVPQIGQSYAMVDVQQAHLDLAARRTTGSTILFP; from the coding sequence ATGCAGACCCAGCGGATTGAAATCAAACAGCATGGTGGTGTCGAGGAAATGGCGCTGGTGACTCGCAAGTTACCCGATTTAGGCGCGGGTGAAGTCTTGCTCAAGCACTTGGCGATGGGTGTCAATTTCATCGATACCTATCATCGCAGTGGGCTCTATCCTTTGACGATGCCTTCGGGTTTAGGCCTAGAAGCCTGCGGCGTGATTGAGGCAATTGGACACGGTATTCATGACCTACAAGTCGGTGATCGCGTCGCGTATGCTGGCGGGGCTGTGGGTGCGTATGCTACCTACCGTATCATGCCTGCTGATAAGCTGGTGCTGGTTCCTGAGGCAATACCTGATGCAGTTGCTGCTGGAACCTTGCTACGCGGTATGACCGCGCAGTACCTATTAAAACGCACTTTTCCAGTTCAAGCTGGGCAAACGATTTTGTTTCATGCCGCCGCCGGAGGCGTGGGGCAAATTGCTTGCCAGTGGGCGCAAGCAATGGGGGTGAGGGTCATTGGTACGGTGGGGTCAAAAGAGAAAGCGGGGCAAGCCAGCGCCTATTGCGATCATGTCATCAATTACCACGACCCCGATTGGGTGGCGCAAGTGCGCGAACTCACCGCTGGCGAGGGTGTTCCTGTGGTTTACGATGGGGTGGGCGAGGCGACGTTTGCCGCTTCGCTCGATTGCTTGGCGGTGCGCGGCATGTTGGTGAGTTTTGGCAATGCATCAGGGGCGGTTTCAAACTTTAATCTGGGCTTGTTAGCGCAACAAGGATCGCTATTTTTGACGCGGCCGACTTTGGCGCATTACACCCGCAATCGTGCTGAATTGGTTGAAACGGCGCAAGATTATTTTGCTGCGCTGGCCAAGTCATGGATTGTGCCGCAAATCGGTCAAAGCTACGCAATGGTTGATGTGCAGCAAGCGCATTTGGATTTAGCGGCACGGCGCACGACGGGCTCGACTATATTATTTCCATGA
- a CDS encoding Dyp-type peroxidase → MSTPQSGILPAASSHGLFLLFRRRLGRRADAELKAFFAKLPHKADELATANPDAKFYAVVGFGAEVWPEFYAGEKPTLLRSFPRIPGAIHPAPATSADVILHLRAERYDLLHEFADQIVQASSHCLDVIETTHGFRYRDCRDLTGFVDGTENPEDEDRAKVALVGNEDATWAGGSYLHVQRYVHRMEIWNKLPVKQQEAVIGRTKESNEELSDEDKPLTAHISRVVIEENEQELEILRQSLPYGTPGGDQGLYFTSYCKTPVNFEKMLAKMISPTSDGRVDHLLNFSRAVSGAAFFVPSREALARLAK, encoded by the coding sequence ATGTCGACTCCGCAAAGTGGTATTTTGCCCGCAGCTTCAAGTCATGGTTTATTTTTGTTATTTCGCCGCCGTTTAGGGCGCCGAGCGGATGCAGAGTTGAAAGCCTTCTTTGCCAAATTGCCCCATAAAGCGGATGAATTGGCCACAGCAAATCCGGATGCAAAATTTTATGCGGTTGTCGGTTTCGGCGCGGAGGTCTGGCCCGAATTTTATGCGGGAGAAAAGCCGACTCTATTGCGTAGTTTTCCGCGTATTCCGGGCGCTATCCACCCTGCGCCAGCCACTTCGGCCGATGTGATTTTGCATTTGCGGGCCGAGCGCTACGATTTACTGCATGAATTTGCCGATCAAATCGTGCAGGCTAGTAGCCACTGTTTGGACGTGATCGAAACCACGCATGGTTTCCGCTATCGGGATTGCCGAGATTTAACCGGCTTTGTCGATGGCACAGAGAATCCAGAAGATGAAGATCGCGCCAAAGTCGCTTTGGTCGGGAACGAGGATGCCACGTGGGCTGGTGGTAGTTATTTACACGTGCAGCGCTACGTTCATCGGATGGAAATCTGGAATAAATTGCCAGTGAAGCAGCAAGAAGCGGTGATTGGTCGCACCAAAGAAAGCAATGAAGAGTTGTCCGATGAAGACAAACCACTGACTGCGCATATTAGCCGCGTGGTGATCGAAGAAAACGAGCAAGAGCTAGAAATCTTGCGCCAGTCCTTGCCGTATGGCACGCCGGGCGGCGATCAAGGTTTGTACTTTACGTCTTACTGTAAAACGCCGGTAAATTTCGAAAAAATGCTCGCCAAAATGATTTCGCCAACTTCGGATGGCCGCGTCGACCATTTGCTTAACTTCAGCCGTGCCGTCAGCGGAGCTGCATTTTTTGTCCCTAGTCGAGAGGCTTTGGCTCGATTGGCCAAATAA